A single region of the Anaerostipes rhamnosivorans genome encodes:
- a CDS encoding DUF5105 domain-containing protein, whose translation MKKQMKRKLAVLLSLVLIISLALAGCKKKEEIPEPHKLAEAYYLLYTRGNTEELVKYGITEADAKKALKTYKTSMKSSFMTSANYAGGMFKSEDADKVIDSILHALAKLKYEVKTDEKDEEEGTATVILKSQSINLAKIQSELMKDMQNAIKSGKIKKKEQLGPYILSKMAELIKEIKPTEEMKEVTLTMKLKTVKQNKKEVKRWMPENSYTFGTQIVKILITQ comes from the coding sequence ATGAAAAAGCAGATGAAGAGAAAATTGGCGGTATTACTAAGCCTTGTTTTAATCATTTCTCTGGCTTTGGCCGGATGCAAGAAGAAAGAGGAAATTCCGGAGCCGCACAAGCTTGCAGAAGCATATTATCTTTTGTATACCAGAGGTAATACAGAGGAACTTGTAAAATATGGTATTACGGAAGCAGACGCAAAAAAGGCATTAAAGACCTATAAGACAAGTATGAAGTCTTCTTTCATGACATCTGCAAATTATGCCGGAGGCATGTTTAAATCTGAGGACGCGGATAAAGTTATTGATTCAATACTCCATGCGTTAGCAAAGCTTAAATATGAAGTGAAAACAGATGAAAAGGACGAAGAGGAAGGAACAGCAACAGTCATTCTGAAATCACAGAGTATTAACCTTGCAAAAATACAGTCTGAGCTTATGAAAGATATGCAGAATGCTATAAAATCAGGAAAAATCAAAAAGAAAGAACAGTTAGGCCCCTACATTCTTTCCAAAATGGCGGAACTGATTAAAGAAATAAAGCCTACAGAAGAAATGAAAGAAGTCACTTTAACCATGAAATTAAAAACAGTGAAGCAAAATAAGAAAGAAGTCAAAAGATGGATGCCTGAAAACAGTTACACATTTGGGACACAGATAGTTAAGATTCTGATTACCCAGTAA
- a CDS encoding DUF2369 domain-containing protein — MRRALKAVVCLGLSLSLGFSTVAFGAEKKEGISSEVVNKRGQLSSEVQKVKDIQGFNTAQSTKVSKKSKSVRSVANLKAYHINTRASINAINKKIENGQFNVASPITGSNQLISNIYMPTKGKLCVKFSNVYVTSTGVPTQTPANCTVTLTDSKGNFVASGYSDEGTVIANYVNEGTYRLTVSSPYNSSVATGYIPFYYSSNNGNLSGTAKYIAGNGGNNYQNFSVSKRSQVWTDLVSDKGYSLKSHIEKKSGKKWVRVTDQKYSYNSNLRKYHALSKGSYRLVISGTSKYDIFTARYGKKAYTGKYATKKSKSKSISRKKSKTNVLTASDAKKKTHWYKFKVSKRRSTQFKVTTYNSSGSVTATLYKGKKKLSSRTAYSPSYITFKGKLSKGTYYVKVTKNTKNTSGKYIVKYVK; from the coding sequence ATGAGAAGAGCGTTAAAAGCCGTTGTGTGCTTAGGGCTGTCCCTTTCGTTGGGATTCAGCACTGTAGCATTTGGAGCGGAGAAGAAGGAAGGCATTTCTAGTGAAGTGGTTAACAAAAGAGGACAGTTGTCCTCTGAAGTCCAAAAAGTAAAAGATATCCAGGGTTTTAATACTGCTCAAAGCACCAAGGTTTCAAAGAAATCAAAAAGTGTTCGGTCAGTAGCTAATTTAAAAGCTTATCATATCAACACTCGAGCAAGTATCAATGCTATAAACAAAAAGATTGAAAATGGCCAATTTAATGTTGCTAGCCCAATAACAGGCAGCAATCAATTAATATCTAATATTTATATGCCAACAAAAGGAAAGTTATGTGTAAAGTTCTCGAATGTTTACGTTACATCTACGGGTGTGCCTACACAAACACCAGCGAATTGTACTGTCACATTAACTGACAGTAAAGGAAATTTTGTAGCTTCTGGTTATTCAGATGAAGGCACAGTGATTGCCAATTATGTTAATGAAGGGACATATAGATTAACTGTATCATCACCTTATAATTCAAGCGTTGCAACTGGATATATACCTTTCTATTATTCAAGTAATAATGGGAATTTGTCTGGAACAGCTAAATATATAGCAGGAAATGGTGGAAATAATTATCAGAATTTTTCTGTTTCCAAGAGAAGTCAAGTTTGGACAGATCTTGTTTCAGATAAAGGCTACTCTTTAAAGAGTCATATTGAAAAAAAGAGCGGTAAAAAATGGGTGCGAGTAACTGATCAGAAATATAGTTATAATTCGAATCTTAGAAAATATCATGCACTAAGTAAGGGGAGTTATCGTCTTGTTATCTCAGGAACATCAAAGTATGATATTTTTACTGCCAGATATGGAAAAAAAGCTTACACAGGCAAGTATGCAACCAAAAAATCCAAATCCAAATCTATCAGCCGTAAGAAATCCAAGACAAATGTGCTGACAGCTTCAGATGCTAAGAAGAAGACCCATTGGTACAAGTTTAAAGTCAGTAAACGTCGTTCTACACAGTTTAAGGTTACTACATATAACAGTTCAGGAAGTGTGACTGCAACGCTGTACAAGGGAAAGAAAAAGCTGAGTTCACGTACGGCATACAGCCCAAGTTATATTACTTTCAAAGGAAAATTATCAAAAGGCACCTATTATGTAAAGGTAACCAAAAATACAAAGAATACAAGCGGAAAATACATAGTCAAATATGTAAAATAA
- the queF gene encoding preQ(1) synthase → MSGRTNVELGGITLLGNQQTKYPDDYAPEVLETFPNKHPDNDYFVKFNAPEFTSLCPMTGQPDFATVYISYVPGERMVESKSLKLYLYSFRNHGDFHEDCMNIIMKDLIKLMDPKYIEVWGKFTPRGGISIDPYCNYGKKGTPWEQIAFDRLAHHDMYPEKVDNR, encoded by the coding sequence ATGAGTGGTAGAACCAATGTGGAATTGGGAGGTATTACGTTGCTGGGAAATCAGCAGACAAAATATCCGGATGATTATGCACCGGAAGTGCTGGAGACTTTTCCGAATAAGCATCCTGACAATGATTATTTTGTAAAGTTTAATGCGCCGGAATTTACAAGTCTGTGTCCTATGACTGGACAACCGGATTTTGCGACCGTTTATATTTCCTATGTTCCGGGAGAAAGGATGGTGGAAAGCAAATCCCTCAAGTTATATCTGTACAGCTTCAGAAATCACGGTGATTTCCACGAGGACTGTATGAATATTATCATGAAGGATCTGATCAAACTGATGGACCCGAAATATATTGAAGTATGGGGAAAATTTACGCCGAGGGGCGGGATTTCGATTGACCCATACTGTAACTATGGGAAAAAGGGAACGCCGTGGGAGCAGATTGCTTTTGACAGACTGGCTCACCATGACATGTACCCTGAAAAGGTGGATAACCGGTAA
- a CDS encoding Cna B-type domain-containing protein, whose product MGKKSQYWHWSIILIFIMICSVLLQAANQVFAKNPSEIQGENKAVQYVLKKTFDKDKASVELSLDMKEKEKIEIDKVLLPDGKEHAYNGSGIQTVVSKNGTYQFRIFYKKEKMENIEKPDELETLSVDIPVEVTEIKEETAKNETASSSKTEKTTTKEKLAKSSLLKAITNIDTLNNSIIAAKDGEKTTLTIDTSIDVEKEIVIPDGKIIHFAGNGSLKRTSGLDKKAHMIKIEEGGQLYLDGITVDGNKVGERYQTGLRVASAIEVLGNFTMISGNMTQHTCYVIHVSGKNAEFTMTGGTIKNNDASSGVFLEDHADFIMNGGEISNNVFDNYTDMEVNTIFLRNGSKFVLNDGLIANNRNSDLSCEVFVEGGRNGRNEDASSFIMNGGEISNNYSSYLSGAVTVGTWLQPDYKSVASFEMNGGVISKNTSRYAGGGVLIICNGDFKMNQGQITDNQAPVGGGIAANDGFISSDAGNAGFKIEEWGTTYHCPASFTMNGGVVSGNSTNEALNSTGGVDGVGGGIYLATNMGTFNAGVISNNTARDQGGGIYVASVPYQLQMYNTLITDNTASLLGGGIWTCPTGSVKILVNNGGALFGNTAETDAAGDDFVSVPRASDYTTTFSDRMLGAGKVSYYRDGGVVAEGVLGQPDLSIPRFDPNNSGDEIKDISNSLEGYALKTVTAKNAEDMARKQATVIVTGNKAKRGGGIGANGSVVIGTEDNGYNLSVKKKWNTASGTVPKSITVDLIKIDENDNKTILETVKLSEENHWEYTFKDLPTQYTYDIKEHKVSGFKTKYEKTQDGNEIKFLITNTQATVTKSVTKIWDDKEDQDGIRPSEIFVQLYAGDKIVGEAVKLSSDNQWSYTWTELAKFEDGKEIKYSIKETKIPDGYTGKVEINKDGNFILTNTHQVKSIEPTEASEPEEPRKPKKASQPDKLKYVSKNPQTSDSGQFLRYIFLCGVTASILFVSFKKKK is encoded by the coding sequence ATGGGAAAGAAATCTCAATATTGGCATTGGTCAATTATATTGATTTTTATTATGATATGCAGTGTTTTGTTACAAGCAGCAAACCAAGTATTTGCGAAAAATCCAAGTGAGATTCAGGGAGAGAATAAAGCTGTTCAATATGTATTAAAAAAGACTTTTGACAAAGATAAAGCATCCGTAGAGCTTTCACTGGATATGAAAGAGAAGGAGAAGATTGAAATAGATAAAGTACTCCTGCCAGATGGAAAGGAACATGCATATAACGGGTCCGGTATTCAAACAGTGGTATCAAAGAACGGAACATATCAGTTCCGGATATTCTACAAAAAAGAAAAGATGGAAAATATAGAGAAACCTGATGAATTAGAAACATTATCGGTTGATATACCTGTAGAAGTTACGGAAATCAAAGAGGAAACAGCCAAAAACGAAACAGCATCTAGTTCAAAAACAGAAAAAACAACGACTAAAGAAAAATTGGCAAAGTCATCGCTTTTAAAAGCGATAACGAATATTGATACCTTAAATAATAGTATCATAGCTGCAAAAGATGGTGAAAAAACTACGTTGACCATTGATACAAGTATTGACGTGGAGAAAGAAATTGTAATACCTGATGGAAAGATCATTCATTTTGCAGGAAATGGAAGTCTAAAGCGCACGAGTGGACTTGATAAAAAGGCTCATATGATTAAGATCGAGGAAGGTGGCCAGCTGTATTTAGATGGAATAACCGTTGACGGAAATAAGGTAGGAGAAAGATATCAGACAGGGCTGAGGGTAGCATCTGCAATCGAGGTTTTAGGAAACTTCACAATGATATCAGGAAATATGACTCAGCATACTTGTTATGTTATTCATGTAAGCGGAAAAAATGCAGAATTTACCATGACTGGAGGTACGATTAAAAACAATGATGCATCTTCCGGTGTTTTCTTAGAAGACCATGCTGACTTCATTATGAATGGCGGTGAAATATCTAATAATGTATTTGATAATTATACAGATATGGAGGTAAATACAATATTTCTTCGGAACGGAAGTAAATTTGTATTAAATGACGGTCTGATAGCAAATAATCGAAACAGCGATTTGAGTTGTGAAGTTTTCGTAGAGGGTGGCCGTAATGGCAGGAATGAAGATGCTTCTAGTTTTATTATGAATGGTGGTGAGATATCGAATAATTATAGCAGTTACCTTAGCGGAGCAGTTACTGTAGGGACATGGCTCCAGCCAGATTATAAATCTGTAGCCTCTTTTGAAATGAACGGCGGTGTCATCTCAAAAAATACATCACGATATGCCGGAGGCGGTGTCCTTATTATATGTAATGGCGACTTCAAAATGAATCAGGGGCAGATAACTGATAATCAGGCACCTGTAGGAGGCGGTATCGCAGCTAATGATGGTTTTATATCATCAGATGCTGGTAACGCAGGGTTTAAAATTGAAGAGTGGGGAACGACTTATCATTGCCCGGCTTCCTTTACTATGAATGGCGGTGTTGTCTCAGGTAATAGCACGAATGAAGCTCTTAATAGTACTGGAGGTGTTGACGGAGTTGGCGGCGGAATTTATCTGGCCACAAACATGGGAACATTTAATGCCGGTGTCATTTCAAATAATACTGCCCGTGATCAGGGTGGTGGAATCTATGTAGCCAGTGTTCCCTATCAACTGCAGATGTATAATACGTTAATTACAGATAATACTGCTTCCCTGCTTGGCGGCGGGATTTGGACTTGTCCTACAGGAAGTGTTAAAATTCTTGTAAATAACGGAGGCGCATTGTTCGGAAATACTGCTGAGACCGATGCGGCAGGGGATGATTTCGTTTCTGTGCCGAGAGCTTCTGATTATACTACTACATTTTCAGATAGAATGTTGGGTGCAGGTAAAGTTTCTTACTACAGAGACGGCGGTGTTGTCGCTGAAGGTGTTCTTGGACAACCTGATTTATCAATTCCTAGATTTGATCCAAATAATTCAGGCGATGAGATTAAAGATATCAGCAATAGCCTAGAAGGTTATGCGTTAAAAACAGTAACTGCAAAGAATGCTGAAGATATGGCGCGAAAGCAAGCAACCGTGATTGTCACAGGAAATAAAGCAAAAAGAGGCGGCGGTATTGGTGCTAATGGCAGTGTCGTCATAGGTACAGAAGACAATGGGTATAACCTATCTGTTAAAAAGAAGTGGAATACGGCATCCGGAACTGTTCCCAAATCTATTACAGTGGATTTAATAAAAATAGATGAAAATGATAATAAGACAATATTAGAAACAGTGAAACTAAGCGAAGAGAATCATTGGGAATATACTTTTAAAGATTTGCCAACCCAATATACTTACGATATTAAAGAACACAAGGTGTCTGGATTTAAGACAAAGTATGAGAAGACACAAGATGGAAATGAAATTAAGTTCCTTATTACAAACACACAAGCTACTGTTACAAAGTCTGTAACGAAGATATGGGATGACAAGGAAGACCAGGACGGTATTCGTCCCAGCGAGATTTTTGTTCAACTCTATGCGGGTGATAAAATAGTCGGAGAAGCAGTGAAACTAAGCTCAGATAACCAATGGTCTTATACATGGACAGAGCTTGCGAAATTTGAAGACGGCAAAGAAATAAAATATTCCATTAAGGAAACTAAGATTCCAGATGGCTACACAGGAAAAGTAGAAATTAATAAGGATGGGAACTTTATCTTAACAAATACTCATCAGGTTAAATCAATAGAGCCAACAGAAGCAAGCGAGCCAGAAGAACCAAGGAAACCCAAAAAAGCAAGTCAGCCAGATAAACTCAAGTACGTATCAAAGAATCCACAAACCAGTGACTCTGGTCAGTTCTTAAGATACATATTCCTATGCGGCGTGACAGCCAGTATTTTATTCGTTTCGTTTAAAAAGAAAAAGTGA
- a CDS encoding recombinase family protein, translating into MKKYGYVRVSTRDQNIDRQMSAMQKAGLEKERIYIDKLSGKDFNRPRYQRLIKRLAAGDELYIKSIDRLGRNYDEIIEQWRYLTKTKDVDIIVLDFPLLDTRNQVNGITGKFIADLVLQILSYVAQIERENIHQRQMEGIKEAKAKGTRFGRPKNALPDGFKEVYDLWKSEQISQREAGKMLNSNHVTFGRWVKRVENGRK; encoded by the coding sequence ATGAAAAAATATGGTTACGTAAGAGTGTCAACAAGAGACCAAAATATCGATCGACAGATGTCGGCTATGCAGAAAGCTGGACTGGAAAAGGAAAGAATTTATATTGATAAATTATCCGGAAAGGACTTTAATCGTCCCAGATATCAGCGATTAATAAAAAGACTTGCCGCAGGTGATGAACTGTATATCAAATCGATTGACCGATTAGGCAGGAATTATGATGAGATCATAGAACAGTGGCGGTATCTTACCAAGACAAAAGATGTAGATATTATTGTATTGGATTTCCCGCTTTTGGATACCAGAAATCAAGTCAATGGAATTACAGGAAAGTTTATAGCAGACTTGGTTTTACAAATTCTCTCTTATGTCGCGCAGATTGAAAGAGAAAATATTCATCAGCGCCAGATGGAGGGAATCAAAGAAGCAAAGGCGAAAGGTACTCGATTTGGCAGACCTAAAAACGCATTGCCAGATGGTTTTAAAGAAGTCTATGACTTATGGAAATCAGAACAGATAAGCCAGCGAGAAGCTGGTAAAATGTTAAATAGCAATCATGTTACATTTGGCCGTTGGGTTAAAAGAGTAGAAAACGGCCGTAAATAA
- a CDS encoding response regulator transcription factor has translation MERLLFVDDDMEILKINKVYFEKCGYLTDTATDAITALSCLSEHDYQCIILDIHMERTDGFCLCRTIRANYNIPVIFLTNLTEEEIMVESFDCGGDDYITKPYLLKELEMRIRARIRNAKPVEPASRPSGLSMDNEQKQAYIGNLPLNLTVNEFEILRFLMEHKGIPYRQEEIYRAVWGETCYNTHSIQILIMRIRKKIQALSPEKEYIKTQWGKGYIFTE, from the coding sequence ATGGAACGTTTGCTTTTTGTCGATGATGATATGGAAATCCTTAAAATTAATAAAGTTTATTTTGAAAAATGCGGTTATCTAACGGATACCGCGACAGATGCCATAACAGCACTTTCCTGCTTATCGGAACACGACTACCAATGTATCATCCTGGACATTCATATGGAAAGGACGGATGGTTTTTGTCTCTGCCGCACGATCCGCGCCAATTATAATATACCGGTGATCTTTCTGACAAATCTGACAGAAGAGGAGATCATGGTGGAGAGCTTTGACTGCGGCGGCGATGACTATATCACGAAGCCGTATCTCTTAAAAGAGCTGGAAATGAGAATACGGGCAAGGATCAGAAACGCAAAGCCTGTTGAACCAGCCAGCCGCCCCTCCGGGCTTTCTATGGACAATGAACAGAAACAGGCATATATCGGAAATCTTCCCCTGAATCTGACTGTCAATGAATTTGAGATTCTCAGATTCCTTATGGAACACAAAGGTATCCCATACCGCCAGGAAGAGATTTACCGGGCCGTATGGGGAGAGACATGCTACAATACACACAGCATCCAGATCTTGATCATGCGTATCCGAAAAAAGATCCAGGCCCTGTCTCCTGAGAAGGAATATATAAAAACACAGTGGGGAAAAGGTTATATTTTCACAGAATAA
- a CDS encoding sensor histidine kinase, producing the protein MKRKKEKSQNTKLSVLILIAALLCAALIFSFCYFLDNKYQTSNTDPSKGLVPLAFQWDFYSGHLYTPKELSSQSVQSPETIFIGQFGNFSSHQPSHSPFGTATYRKVLNLGTSQDGWLLQVPEIFSSCRIYVNQKLVRQMGTPDAKPVSRHIQNTLISLPSGSVELVIQTANDTHYYSGLTYPPILGTSGMVTNALTQKLIFYALLCFFPLGAAVISMGVWIRKRPDPVFVAYGLVCLFFSVHVSYPFIHWLGWDLGGISYLIEDVSYFAMLSCMVLLTIRLCSGILPIKLHIFVYTFTALMAVSPVIFTYALFPAFPSVVNVYGTIVYTSKLMVSLYLVLLSLLGAVKEKSSIWLLAGNAVFGFGLFTDLWTGGAYEPLRFGWQDEYSGFLMVLFFMVLIIRYNRGLIVKNQQLTQHLQEEVEAKTAHLSKMLEERKEFLSIAAHDLKAPVSAIKTYIDFIREGGINIDEELEQYLEIIDKKSSQIQSDISSLQIFNAEDRIHEPPCLMDCNEFLSYVYTETKPYTDAGGIYYYLRLPEGRFFIYHQKSRLFRAFENLILNATEHTPPEGSLTITAEYSDKEAVITFTDTGEGISPEDMPHIFDYKFSTKNSPGTRGLGLYFVRISLEEYSGTIKAISEKGRYTAFTITLPLAKQEH; encoded by the coding sequence ATGAAACGAAAGAAAGAGAAATCCCAGAATACAAAATTATCTGTTCTGATCCTTATCGCTGCTCTGCTCTGTGCCGCCTTGATCTTCTCCTTTTGCTATTTCCTGGACAATAAATATCAGACGTCAAATACAGATCCCTCCAAGGGGCTGGTCCCCCTTGCGTTCCAGTGGGATTTTTACTCCGGCCATCTTTACACTCCGAAAGAACTCTCCTCCCAATCGGTCCAGTCTCCGGAAACAATCTTTATCGGCCAGTTTGGCAATTTTTCATCTCATCAGCCCAGTCATTCCCCTTTTGGAACGGCCACATACCGCAAAGTCCTGAATCTCGGCACTTCTCAGGATGGATGGCTGCTTCAGGTACCGGAGATTTTTTCTTCCTGCCGAATCTATGTCAACCAAAAGCTGGTCCGCCAGATGGGCACCCCGGACGCGAAACCCGTCTCCAGACATATACAAAATACACTGATCTCTCTCCCCTCAGGAAGTGTGGAATTAGTCATTCAGACAGCCAATGATACCCATTATTACAGCGGGCTTACCTATCCTCCTATACTTGGTACAAGCGGTATGGTCACAAATGCCCTGACCCAAAAGCTGATTTTTTATGCTCTTTTGTGCTTTTTCCCGCTGGGAGCCGCTGTTATTTCCATGGGTGTCTGGATCCGAAAAAGGCCGGACCCAGTCTTTGTGGCATACGGCCTGGTCTGCCTATTTTTTTCTGTCCACGTCAGCTACCCATTCATCCACTGGCTCGGATGGGATCTGGGCGGCATCTCCTATCTCATTGAAGATGTGTCATATTTTGCAATGCTGTCTTGTATGGTTTTGCTGACAATCCGGCTGTGCAGCGGGATTCTGCCGATTAAGCTTCATATATTTGTTTATACGTTTACTGCCCTAATGGCTGTGTCCCCGGTTATTTTTACCTATGCACTGTTCCCTGCGTTCCCAAGTGTGGTCAATGTATATGGAACCATTGTTTATACTTCCAAATTGATGGTCAGCCTCTATTTAGTCCTTCTGTCCTTACTGGGAGCTGTGAAGGAAAAGTCCTCTATATGGCTGCTCGCCGGAAACGCAGTCTTTGGTTTTGGCCTTTTTACTGACTTATGGACCGGGGGAGCATACGAACCACTCCGCTTCGGATGGCAGGATGAGTACAGCGGTTTTCTCATGGTTCTGTTCTTTATGGTTCTGATCATCCGTTATAACCGGGGGCTGATCGTCAAAAACCAGCAACTCACCCAGCATCTTCAGGAGGAAGTGGAGGCAAAGACAGCCCACCTGTCAAAGATGCTGGAGGAACGCAAAGAATTTCTTTCCATCGCCGCCCATGACTTAAAAGCTCCTGTGTCGGCCATTAAGACCTATATTGATTTTATACGTGAGGGCGGGATCAACATTGATGAAGAATTAGAACAATATTTAGAGATCATAGATAAAAAGTCCTCCCAGATTCAGAGTGATATCAGCAGCCTTCAGATTTTTAATGCAGAGGACAGGATCCATGAGCCGCCCTGTCTCATGGACTGCAATGAATTTCTGTCCTATGTTTACACAGAGACAAAACCGTACACAGACGCTGGCGGTATCTATTACTATTTACGTCTGCCGGAAGGCCGATTTTTTATCTATCATCAGAAATCCCGCCTTTTCCGGGCTTTTGAAAATCTGATCCTGAACGCCACCGAACACACTCCGCCGGAAGGTTCCCTGACCATAACCGCTGAGTATTCTGATAAGGAAGCGGTCATCACTTTTACTGATACTGGAGAAGGAATCTCTCCCGAAGACATGCCTCATATCTTTGACTATAAATTCAGCACAAAAAACAGCCCCGGCACCAGGGGTCTGGGCCTATATTTTGTTCGGATCTCTTTGGAGGAATATAGCGGCACCATAAAGGCCATATCAGAAAAGGGCAGATATACAGCCTTTACCATAACACTTCCTCTGGCGAAACAAGAACATTAG
- a CDS encoding TM1266 family iron-only hydrogenase system putative regulator: MKETRIALIGIIIEEEKGITPTNQLLHEYRDFIVGRMGIPYREKDINIISIVLDAPENAISTLSGKLGMIDGISVKSMFAKTK; encoded by the coding sequence ATGAAGGAAACACGGATCGCGCTGATCGGTATTATCATCGAAGAAGAAAAAGGCATAACTCCCACCAATCAGCTGCTGCATGAATACCGGGATTTTATCGTGGGCAGAATGGGCATTCCCTACCGGGAAAAGGACATCAACATCATATCCATCGTCTTGGATGCGCCGGAAAATGCCATCAGCACTCTTTCCGGCAAACTGGGGATGATCGATGGAATCAGCGTCAAATCAATGTTTGCAAAAACAAAATAA
- the hydG gene encoding [FeFe] hydrogenase H-cluster radical SAM maturase HydG: MYQPNSKVAEEFISDQEIKDTLAYADANKDNRELILSIIEKAKKLKGLSHREASVLLACEDKELMQEVFDLAIKIKEEFYGNRIVMFAPLYLANYCVNGCVYCPYHYKNKHIRRKKLSQEEIKKEVIALQDMGHKRLALETGEDPVNIPIDYVLESIKTIYGIKHKNGAIRRVNVNIAATTVDNYKKLRDAGIGTYILFQETYHKDNYEVLHPTGPKHNYAYHTEAMDRAMEAGIDDVGIGVLFGLNMYRYDFAGLLMHAEHLEARFGVGPHTISVPRIRPAEDVDPDEFENGINDDIFEKIVAILRVAVPYTGIIVSTRETKESRERVLRVGVSQISGASSTSVGGYAEPEKPEDNSAQFERSDDRTLDEVVNWLLDLGHIPSFCTACYREGRTGDRFMSLVKSGQIANCCGPNAMMTLKEYLEDYASEDTKQKGEKVIKKALETITNPVVKQKATEYIENIHEGKRDFRF; the protein is encoded by the coding sequence ATGTACCAGCCAAATTCAAAAGTTGCAGAAGAATTCATCAGCGATCAGGAAATCAAGGATACCCTTGCCTACGCAGATGCCAATAAGGATAACCGGGAACTGATCCTGTCAATTATTGAAAAAGCAAAAAAGCTGAAAGGCTTAAGCCATAGAGAGGCATCTGTCCTGCTGGCATGTGAGGATAAAGAACTAATGCAGGAAGTCTTTGACCTGGCCATCAAGATCAAGGAAGAGTTTTATGGCAACCGGATCGTTATGTTTGCGCCTCTCTACCTTGCAAATTATTGTGTCAACGGCTGTGTTTACTGTCCATACCACTATAAAAATAAACATATCCGCAGGAAAAAGCTTTCCCAGGAAGAGATCAAAAAAGAAGTGATCGCCCTTCAGGATATGGGACACAAGCGCCTTGCACTGGAAACCGGGGAAGATCCGGTGAATATCCCGATTGATTATGTTCTTGAGAGCATTAAGACAATCTATGGGATCAAACACAAAAACGGAGCTATCCGCCGTGTCAATGTCAATATCGCAGCCACCACCGTGGACAATTATAAAAAACTCAGGGATGCTGGAATCGGAACGTATATTTTATTCCAGGAGACATATCATAAAGACAACTATGAAGTTCTGCATCCCACCGGCCCGAAACATAATTACGCTTATCACACAGAAGCTATGGACCGTGCCATGGAAGCCGGGATTGACGACGTAGGGATCGGTGTCCTGTTCGGCCTGAATATGTACCGCTATGACTTTGCAGGACTTCTGATGCATGCGGAGCACCTGGAGGCCAGGTTTGGCGTAGGCCCTCACACGATCAGTGTTCCGAGGATCCGCCCGGCAGAGGATGTGGACCCAGATGAGTTTGAAAACGGGATCAACGATGATATCTTTGAAAAGATCGTCGCCATCCTCCGTGTGGCAGTGCCTTACACCGGCATCATCGTTTCCACAAGGGAGACAAAAGAGTCCAGGGAACGAGTACTCAGGGTCGGAGTGTCCCAGATCAGCGGGGCATCTTCCACCAGCGTGGGCGGATACGCAGAACCAGAAAAACCGGAAGACAATTCTGCCCAGTTTGAGCGGAGTGACGACCGTACTTTAGATGAGGTGGTAAACTGGCTTCTTGACCTGGGCCATATCCCAAGCTTCTGTACTGCTTGCTACCGTGAGGGAAGGACCGGCGACCGTTTCATGTCCCTTGTAAAGTCAGGCCAGATCGCCAACTGCTGCGGGCCAAATGCCATGATGACCCTGAAAGAATATCTGGAAGACTACGCCTCTGAAGATACAAAGCAAAAGGGCGAAAAGGTCATCAAAAAGGCTTTGGAAACAATCACGAATCCAGTGGTAAAACAAAAAGCCACAGAATATATTGAAAATATCCACGAAGGTAAACGTGATTTCAGATTTTAG